AACGACAATTCGAAACGACTGGGGCAGGATAATGTGCCGCAGAGTCTGCCATCGCGTCATCCCCAGCGACATGGCGGCTTCGTGCTGCCCGTAATCGATAGCTTCGATACCGGAGCGGAATATTTCGGCCATGTAAGCGCCGTAGCATACGCCGACCGCCAGAACGCCGGCAACGAATCTATCCATGTTCACGACCTTGCCCAGCCCAAAATAGAAAAAGAAGATGAGAACCAGCAGGGGCACACCGCGAAGCACGTTTATATAGGTTCCCGCCAGAGTTCGTATAGTACGGTTGCGGGAGATACGGGCAACTCCGAAGACGAGCCCTAAAATCATGGCAAGTACATAGGCCAATACCGAGATCAGTATGGTCCAGTGTACGACCTGAATTAGATAGAAGAAAATCTTTGACAGAATACCGAGTTGTTCGACAAGCCACGTCATGCTGGACTTTACATAGAAGATGAGCCGGCGTCGCCGGGATCCCCTGTCTTCCTCTTATTTTTTCTTTTTCAGGAGATTATCGAGGACGTTCTGAGCTTCGCCTTTCAAATTGTCCTGAAGATTTTTCCCGAGCGCGGAGTAATCAATGGCCACCGCCGGCTTGTCGAGCGTGC
This sequence is a window from Candidatus Zixiibacteriota bacterium. Protein-coding genes within it:
- a CDS encoding amino acid ABC transporter permease, translated to MTWLVEQLGILSKIFFYLIQVVHWTILISVLAYVLAMILGLVFGVARISRNRTIRTLAGTYINVLRGVPLLVLIFFFYFGLGKVVNMDRFVAGVLAVGVCYGAYMAEIFRSGIEAIDYGQHEAAMSLGMTRWQTLRHIILPQSFRIVVAPAANEFIACLKDSSLVSIIGLRELTRAGREYTSQYFLDFHTWLVVGAIYLIMTLTLTRLVKRLEKKFAIHGYGASRNDH